Within Agarivorans litoreus, the genomic segment TGAGTTATGTGCGTTTTGGGGTAGTTGTTTGCGTGGTGTTAGCGTTTGTTCTTAGTAGCATTAGTACTAGCTTGCTTGTTAGCCCACAAGTAATCGATTCAACTGATCACCAAGTTATGCAAGACTGCCATGTTTATGCTGGCTATTCCCCTGCAAACAAGACTACTGAGTACAACCCTATTCAGGCAGTTTTTGGTGGGGTGAGTTGTTGTACCGTAAGCTGCATGGCTCCGCCGCTGATGAATCTGCTCGAATTCAATATTGCTGAATCCCCCAGCAGCCTTTTAGCTTTTTCCTCTACCCGCAGTATTGCCCTATTTAATACTGCTGAGCCTCTTTATCGCCCTCCTATTGGTTAAGTTCCTTAAGTTTAACAACTGGTCAAGAATAATAGAATTGAATAAACAGGCTGTATTTCAGGTGTGTTTTTACACGGCTACTATCTTGAATCCTAGTTATTAAGGCGCTACCTCTTTTCTGTTTGGTAGCGAAAAAAATTAGGTCTTAGTGTGCTAAGGCAAAAGTGGAACAATAATGAACATGTCGTTTTATAGATTAGTGGCAGCGATGCTGCTTAGCGCCCATGCAAACTTGGCTTATGCGGAGCCGAATGAAAATGCACTTGGTGAAAAGCTGTATTTAACTATTGGCGGTTATGGATGCGCAGCTTGCCATGGTAAATACGCGAATGGGGCGGGGAATGTGGGAGGTGACATTCGTGGTGCCAGCTTAGATCAGCTTAATTACGCCTTAGAAAATGAACCTACTATGCAGTTGCTAAGCGACGTTTTAGCGCCAGAGCAACGAGGGTTGATTGTGCAATACCTAGCCAGTTTAGGTGCAATGCCGCTGGTGGAGTGGAGTATCGGTGAAGATACCGACATTACAACTCAGCAGCTTATACCCAAACAGTTGAGCCAGTTGGTTGTTAAAAATGACACCTTAGTTTCTATAGCGGTAGATCTTAGTCCCTTGGCAATAAATCAAACATTACATATAGAGCCTTTAGATACCCAAGCTGTGCAGTTTGTTGCGCCAGCTTTTTCGGTAAGCCTACAAGTTAATGGGCAGGCTCTACAATTACTAGTGAATGAATAAGAGAATAATGATGAAAATACTAAACAAAATACTACTAAGCCTGTTGGTCTGCTTCAGCAGTTCGGTATTGGCTAAAACTAGCATCGAGCTATATAAGTCACCCACTTGTGGTTGTTGTACCGAATGGGCCAAAATTATGGAGCAAAAAGGGTATCAGGTGAATGTGCATCACAAACAACAGTGGAACGTACTAAAACAAAGCTACGACATGCCCCCACAGCTGCAGTCTTGCCATAGTGCTGTGATTGATGGCTACTTAATCGAAGGGCATGTACCGGAAAGTGATATAGCCCGCTTGTTAAAAGAACGCCCCAAAAACATTAAAGGCTTAGCTGCGCCTGGTATGCCACAGCATTCGCCGGGCATGGCAAAAAAAGGAGCTGCTTATAAGGACTTCAAAGTTATCGCTTTTTCAGAGGACGGCTTAAGTATTTATAAGCAGTATTAAGACGTTTTAGATGATCTAAACTTAGGCCAGCTCGTTGCTGGCC encodes:
- a CDS encoding c-type cytochrome, with the translated sequence MSFYRLVAAMLLSAHANLAYAEPNENALGEKLYLTIGGYGCAACHGKYANGAGNVGGDIRGASLDQLNYALENEPTMQLLSDVLAPEQRGLIVQYLASLGAMPLVEWSIGEDTDITTQQLIPKQLSQLVVKNDTLVSIAVDLSPLAINQTLHIEPLDTQAVQFVAPAFSVSLQVNGQALQLLVNE
- a CDS encoding DUF411 domain-containing protein; the encoded protein is MMKILNKILLSLLVCFSSSVLAKTSIELYKSPTCGCCTEWAKIMEQKGYQVNVHHKQQWNVLKQSYDMPPQLQSCHSAVIDGYLIEGHVPESDIARLLKERPKNIKGLAAPGMPQHSPGMAKKGAAYKDFKVIAFSEDGLSIYKQY